The following are encoded together in the Panicum virgatum strain AP13 chromosome 6K, P.virgatum_v5, whole genome shotgun sequence genome:
- the LOC120712801 gene encoding G patch domain-containing protein 11, giving the protein MEPDADEDYMGDLSNFLPPSPSSPTPSSNVGRRKEPPAQAPAQTRAKRGKGVPWQERRRQERERKQREEDARTMAGLAEAIPESNVGFRMLKQMGYDPGARAGAAEPVGIEIRRSRAGLGAEPAAAPTPAPVPVEKTRKAVEMERRRQEEMMGELRARKSTQWRGRRVVWDFRKAEVALAQLENREVEPPAPDGEKDKEAEEEEEVITEEDLQNILSKLRDQYQYCLYCGCKYESTEALAKECPGPNEDDH; this is encoded by the exons ATGGAGCCGGACGCCGACGAGGATTACATGGGCGACCTCTCCAACTTCCTCCCGCCGAGTCCGTCCTCCCCCACCCCATCGAGTAACGTCGGGCGCCGGAAGGAACCACCCGCGCAGGCGCCGGCGCAGACGCGGGCGAAGCGCGGGAAGGGGGTGCCgtggcaggagcggcggcggcaggagcgcGAGAGGAAGCAGCGGGAGGAGGACGCCCGCACGATGGCTGGGCTCGCGGAGGCCATCCCGGAGAGCAACGTAGGGTTCAGGATGTTGAAGCAGATGGGGTACGACCCCGgggcgcgcgccggcgccgccgagccgGTCGGCATAGAGATCCGCCGCTCGAGGGCCGGCCTCGGGGCGgagcctgcggcggcgccgacgccggcgccggttcCGGTGGAGAAGACGCGGAAGGCGGTGGAGATGGAGCGGAGGCGGCAGGAGGAGATGATGGGGGAGCTGAGGGCGAGGAAGAGCACGCAGTGGAGGGGGCGGAGGGTGGTGTGGGACTTCCGCAAGGCCGAGGTGGCGCTCGCGCAGCTGGAGAACCGGGAGgtggagccgccggcgccggatggggagaaggataaggaggcagaggaggaagaggaggtgaTCACAGAAGAG GATTTGCAGAATATATTATCTAAGTTGCGCGATCAATACCAGTACTGCCTATATTGTGGATGCAAG TATGAATCAACGGAAGCACTGGCAAAGGAATGCCCTGGCCCTAATGAGGATGACCATTGA